The Chanodichthys erythropterus isolate Z2021 chromosome 12, ASM2448905v1, whole genome shotgun sequence genome contains a region encoding:
- the si:dkey-192k22.2 gene encoding uncharacterized protein si:dkey-192k22.2 isoform X1: protein MTRSGAIKLSIVFFLTFILCLPEFFPNISQIQFLCEPFDPCTPENDAQVCGQADTPCATELTNSSSQHRRDEGWYLCKAEMDLRLLHNNTSPSGEDVMVVLTMKAGNLSEWIISVFAFLNNTDLYTEPQNDQGLFYCYLPPKNSTCPDLNMSTEERTQENPSPPRQNTSILKNTSSITPLLKTTTITFQVTASTLELKCQTTSSSFLFNYQKHNETARSAALPVTRTKKEGWCLITSVWLAMVLTVVVVTLLSAGCMIFKSKNRKSQLFTLVPVSASAHQLSNQTENLMNNVPNVSIAMCSMRDDDDDDDVFSEISSMENRKEENHLKVADLMCKRRLSPIFEITETVLDENEEEEQCNALETKEVMMTQADDWKIFEANFKKTHQVQHLAAQGNCETLTYLHHRSFSCSGHEGDGEI, encoded by the exons ATGACGAGATCAGGTGCCATCAAACTCAGCATTGTCTTCTTTCTCACCTTCATCTTGTGCCTACCAGAGTTTTTTCCAa ACATATCACAAATTCAGTTTCTCTGTGAGCCTTTTGATCCTTGCACACCTGAAAATGACGCACAAGTATGTGGTCAGGCTGACACTCCATGTGCAACAGAACTTACAAATTCCAGCAGTCAACACAGACGTGATGAAGGATGGTATTTGTGTAAAGCTGAAATGGATTTGCGGCTTCTTCACAACAATACCTCACCGTCAG GAGAGGATGTGATGGTGGTTCTGACAATGAAGGCAGGCAATCTCTCTGAATGGATCATTAGTGTATTTGCGTTTCTCAACAACACAGATCTATATACTGAACCCCAAAATGATCAGGGACTATTCTACTGCTACCTCCCACCAAAAAATAGCACATGTCCAGATCTGAACATGTCCACAGAAGAACGCACACAAGAAAACCCCAGTCCTCCAAGACAAAACACCTCCATTTTAAAAAACACTTCTTCAATTACCCCTTTGCTCAAAACAACTACAATAACTTTCCAAGTAACAGCTTCTACACTTGAGCTTAAGTGCCAAACAACTAGCAGCAGTTTCCTTTTTAACTACCAGAAGCACAATGAAACGGCAAGATCTGCTGCGTTACCAGTTACAAGAACAAAAAAAG AGGGCTGGTGTTTGATCACTTCAGTGTGGTTGGCCATGGTACTGACTGTGGTTGTGGTAACGCTATTGAGTGCGGGCTGCATGATCTTCAAGAGCAAAAATA GAAAGTCCCAATTGTTCACACTTGTGCCGGTTTCAGCCAGTGCACATCAGCTCAGCAACCAAACGGAAAATT TGATGAACAATGTCCCTAATGTGTCCATAGCAATGTGCAGCATGAGGG atgatgatgatgatgatgatgtattCTCTGAGATCTCTTCAATGGAGAACAGAAAAGAAG AAAACCATCTCAAGGTAGCTGACCTTATGTGCAAGAGAA GATTGTCACCAATCTTTGAGATTACAG AGACTGTATTAGATGAAAATGAGGAAGAGGAGCAATGTAATGCCTTGGAGACAAAAGAAG TGATGATGACACAAGCTGATGATTGGAAGATCTTTGAAGCCA attttaaaaaaacacatcaGGTCCAACATCTGGCAGCACAGGGCAACTGTGAAACATTAA CTTACCTGCATCATCGAAGCTTTTCTTGTTCTGGTCATGAAGGAGATGGGGAgatttaa
- the si:dkey-192k22.2 gene encoding uncharacterized protein si:dkey-192k22.2 isoform X2, producing the protein MTRSGAIKLSIVFFLTFILCLPEFFPNISQIQFLCEPFDPCTPENDAQVCGQADTPCATELTNSSSQHRRDEGWYLCKAEMDLRLLHNNTSPSGEDVMVVLTMKAGNLSEWIISVFAFLNNTDLYTEPQNDQGLFYCYLPPKNSTCPDLNMSTEERTQENPSPPRQNTSILKNTSSITPLLKTTTITFQVTASTLELKCQTTSSSFLFNYQKHNETARSAALPVTRTKKEGWCLITSVWLAMVLTVVVVTLLSAGCMIFKSKNRKSQLFTLVPVSASAHQLSNQTENLMNNVPNVSIAMCSMRDDDDDDDVFSEISSMENRKEENHLKVADLMCKRRLSPIFEITETVLDENEEEEQCNALETKEDFKKTHQVQHLAAQGNCETLTYLHHRSFSCSGHEGDGEI; encoded by the exons ATGACGAGATCAGGTGCCATCAAACTCAGCATTGTCTTCTTTCTCACCTTCATCTTGTGCCTACCAGAGTTTTTTCCAa ACATATCACAAATTCAGTTTCTCTGTGAGCCTTTTGATCCTTGCACACCTGAAAATGACGCACAAGTATGTGGTCAGGCTGACACTCCATGTGCAACAGAACTTACAAATTCCAGCAGTCAACACAGACGTGATGAAGGATGGTATTTGTGTAAAGCTGAAATGGATTTGCGGCTTCTTCACAACAATACCTCACCGTCAG GAGAGGATGTGATGGTGGTTCTGACAATGAAGGCAGGCAATCTCTCTGAATGGATCATTAGTGTATTTGCGTTTCTCAACAACACAGATCTATATACTGAACCCCAAAATGATCAGGGACTATTCTACTGCTACCTCCCACCAAAAAATAGCACATGTCCAGATCTGAACATGTCCACAGAAGAACGCACACAAGAAAACCCCAGTCCTCCAAGACAAAACACCTCCATTTTAAAAAACACTTCTTCAATTACCCCTTTGCTCAAAACAACTACAATAACTTTCCAAGTAACAGCTTCTACACTTGAGCTTAAGTGCCAAACAACTAGCAGCAGTTTCCTTTTTAACTACCAGAAGCACAATGAAACGGCAAGATCTGCTGCGTTACCAGTTACAAGAACAAAAAAAG AGGGCTGGTGTTTGATCACTTCAGTGTGGTTGGCCATGGTACTGACTGTGGTTGTGGTAACGCTATTGAGTGCGGGCTGCATGATCTTCAAGAGCAAAAATA GAAAGTCCCAATTGTTCACACTTGTGCCGGTTTCAGCCAGTGCACATCAGCTCAGCAACCAAACGGAAAATT TGATGAACAATGTCCCTAATGTGTCCATAGCAATGTGCAGCATGAGGG atgatgatgatgatgatgatgtattCTCTGAGATCTCTTCAATGGAGAACAGAAAAGAAG AAAACCATCTCAAGGTAGCTGACCTTATGTGCAAGAGAA GATTGTCACCAATCTTTGAGATTACAG AGACTGTATTAGATGAAAATGAGGAAGAGGAGCAATGTAATGCCTTGGAGACAAAAGAAG attttaaaaaaacacatcaGGTCCAACATCTGGCAGCACAGGGCAACTGTGAAACATTAA CTTACCTGCATCATCGAAGCTTTTCTTGTTCTGGTCATGAAGGAGATGGGGAgatttaa